A single window of Halobacterium jilantaiense DNA harbors:
- a CDS encoding O-acetylhomoserine aminocarboxypropyltransferase/cysteine synthase family protein, producing the protein MADDHGFHTNSVHAGQDVGETGSRAPPIYQTTSYVFEDSEDAAGQFALETEGYIYSRLMNPTVATLQERLASLEGGVGAVATASGMAALDLATFVLASAGDNVVAASDLYGGTVTYLTHSAERRGVETTFVDTLDYEAYADAIDEDTAYVLVETVGNPSLVTPDLERIADIAHDHGVPLMVDNTFATPYLSNPIEHGADIVWHSTTKWIHGAGTTVGGALVDAGSFDWSAHADDYPEIAQENPAYHGVNFAERFGDAAFTYAAIARGLRDLGNQQSPFDAWQTLQKLESLPLRMEKHSENAQLVAEHLREHPDVEWVNYPGLEDHETHEEASEYLDGGYGGMLTFGVDGGYEAAQATTEETELASLLANVGDAKTLVIHPASTTHQQLTEDEQRAGGVLPEMVRVSVGIEDPADVVADLEAAIEAATAAAGDD; encoded by the coding sequence ATGGCAGACGACCACGGCTTCCACACGAACAGCGTCCACGCGGGTCAGGACGTCGGCGAGACTGGCTCGCGGGCTCCGCCCATCTACCAGACCACCTCGTACGTCTTCGAGGACAGCGAGGACGCCGCCGGCCAGTTCGCGCTGGAGACGGAGGGCTACATCTACTCGCGGCTGATGAACCCGACCGTCGCGACGCTCCAGGAGCGACTCGCCAGCCTCGAAGGCGGCGTCGGTGCCGTCGCCACCGCCTCGGGGATGGCGGCGCTCGACCTCGCGACGTTCGTCCTCGCGAGCGCCGGCGACAACGTCGTCGCGGCGAGCGACCTCTACGGCGGCACTGTCACGTACCTCACGCACAGCGCCGAGCGGCGCGGCGTCGAGACGACGTTCGTCGACACCCTCGACTACGAGGCCTACGCGGACGCCATCGACGAGGACACCGCCTACGTGCTCGTCGAGACGGTCGGCAACCCCAGTCTCGTCACGCCCGACCTCGAACGCATTGCGGACATCGCCCACGACCACGGCGTCCCGCTGATGGTGGACAACACGTTCGCGACCCCGTACCTCTCGAACCCCATCGAGCACGGTGCCGACATCGTCTGGCACTCCACCACGAAGTGGATTCACGGTGCCGGCACGACGGTCGGCGGCGCGCTCGTCGACGCCGGCAGCTTCGACTGGAGCGCCCACGCCGACGACTACCCCGAAATCGCGCAGGAGAACCCCGCCTACCACGGCGTGAACTTCGCCGAGCGATTCGGTGACGCCGCGTTCACGTACGCCGCCATCGCTCGCGGGCTCCGGGACCTCGGGAACCAGCAGTCGCCGTTCGACGCGTGGCAGACCCTCCAGAAGCTCGAATCGCTCCCGCTGCGCATGGAGAAGCACTCCGAGAACGCCCAGCTCGTCGCCGAACACCTCCGAGAGCACCCGGACGTCGAGTGGGTGAACTACCCCGGCCTGGAGGACCACGAGACCCACGAGGAGGCCAGCGAGTACCTCGACGGTGGGTACGGCGGAATGCTCACGTTCGGCGTCGACGGCGGCTACGAGGCCGCGCAGGCCACCACCGAGGAGACCGAACTGGCGAGCCTGCTGGCGAACGTCGGGGACGCGAAGACCCTCGTCATCCACCCCGCGTCGACCACCCACCAGCAGCTCACCGAGGACGAGCAGCGCGCGGGCGGCGTCCTCCCCGAGATGGTGCGGGTGTCGGTCGGCATCGAGGACCCCGCCGACGTGGTCGCGGACCTCGAAGCCGCAATCGAGGCGGCGACCGCGGCCGCTGGCGACGACTGA
- a CDS encoding L-lactate permease, translated as MVDTFTLAVLAAVPIAVAFGLLVGLRWSAARAMGVGWLIATALGIGIWGMEAQWWAAAAVYGALQAFSIVLIVFGAILLMNYLDGSGAIATIRWYFRQIEEDRRVQVLLVGLGFMTIIEGAAGFGTPGALAAPLFIGLGFPPLAAAVFGLYFNAPNPPFGAAGTPVIGGVGAVVEGSLPESMPVLEFLDLVSAWTGVVTGLTYVFWGLLGVYLMSYWFGSEDERSLTGALGPALEIAPFALLLGALTGVTQWLVAWFIGPALPDIAAGFVTLGAGLVLANRGILVPESTWDFPDRESWTDTWRGGLALDELDNDEPSKEMSVLLAWTPYLLVAAVLLVTRWPTLQLGGEQIVSVVQSYAVGFDVLGYEDLNWSLRYLYLPGTMPFVPVAILTGWLHGMDGSEMAEAWRESFRQIAPAALTLVVAVSMTQVMIQSATNPGDVVGMMTALSQIVADGAGAALPLVSPWIGTLGSFMTGSNTSSDILFSVLQLEAASQVGASRAIVVALQNTGGGIGNMVSVLNVAAICGVVGITGREGDMLRKTLVPTVVFALFAGVLGLLFSAVLFPGVF; from the coding sequence ATGGTAGACACGTTCACGCTCGCGGTTCTCGCGGCCGTTCCAATCGCCGTCGCGTTCGGGCTGCTGGTCGGCCTCCGGTGGTCGGCAGCGCGCGCGATGGGAGTCGGCTGGCTCATCGCGACCGCCCTCGGCATCGGCATCTGGGGGATGGAGGCCCAGTGGTGGGCGGCCGCCGCCGTCTACGGCGCGTTGCAGGCGTTCAGCATCGTGCTCATCGTCTTCGGGGCCATCCTCCTGATGAACTACCTCGACGGCAGCGGCGCAATCGCGACCATCCGCTGGTACTTCCGGCAGATCGAGGAGGATCGGCGCGTGCAGGTGCTGCTCGTCGGCCTCGGCTTCATGACCATCATCGAGGGTGCCGCCGGGTTCGGCACGCCCGGCGCGCTCGCCGCGCCGCTGTTCATCGGCCTCGGCTTCCCGCCGCTGGCCGCGGCCGTCTTCGGCCTCTACTTCAACGCCCCGAACCCGCCGTTCGGCGCGGCCGGCACGCCCGTCATCGGCGGCGTCGGAGCCGTCGTCGAGGGGTCGCTCCCCGAGAGCATGCCGGTGCTGGAGTTTCTCGACCTCGTATCGGCGTGGACGGGCGTCGTTACCGGGCTGACGTACGTCTTCTGGGGGCTGCTCGGCGTCTACCTGATGAGCTACTGGTTCGGCAGCGAGGACGAGCGCTCGCTGACCGGCGCTCTCGGCCCCGCGCTCGAAATTGCCCCGTTCGCGCTGCTGCTCGGCGCGCTCACGGGCGTGACGCAGTGGCTGGTCGCGTGGTTCATCGGGCCGGCGCTGCCCGACATCGCCGCGGGGTTCGTCACGCTCGGAGCCGGCCTCGTGCTCGCGAACCGCGGTATCCTCGTGCCTGAATCCACGTGGGACTTCCCGGACCGCGAGTCGTGGACGGACACGTGGCGGGGTGGCCTCGCCCTCGACGAACTCGACAACGACGAACCGAGCAAGGAGATGTCGGTGCTGCTGGCGTGGACGCCGTACCTCCTCGTCGCGGCCGTCCTCCTCGTGACGCGGTGGCCGACGCTCCAACTCGGCGGCGAGCAGATCGTCTCCGTCGTGCAGTCGTACGCGGTCGGCTTCGACGTGCTCGGCTACGAGGACCTGAACTGGTCGCTGCGGTACCTCTACCTGCCGGGGACGATGCCGTTCGTCCCGGTCGCCATCCTCACCGGCTGGCTGCACGGCATGGACGGCTCCGAGATGGCCGAGGCGTGGCGGGAGTCGTTCCGTCAGATTGCGCCCGCGGCGCTCACGCTCGTCGTCGCCGTCTCCATGACCCAGGTGATGATTCAGTCCGCGACCAACCCCGGCGACGTCGTCGGGATGATGACCGCGTTGTCCCAGATTGTCGCTGACGGCGCTGGCGCGGCGCTCCCGCTGGTGTCGCCGTGGATCGGCACCCTCGGGTCGTTCATGACGGGCTCGAACACGTCTTCCGACATCCTGTTCAGCGTCCTCCAGCTTGAGGCCGCCTCTCAGGTGGGCGCGTCCCGCGCCATCGTCGTCGCGCTCCAGAACACGGGCGGCGGCATCGGGAACATGGTCTCGGTGCTGAACGTCGCCGCCATCTGCGGCGTCGTCGGCATCACCGGCCGCGAGGGCGACATGCTCCGGAAGACTCTCGTGCCGACGGTCGTGTTCGCGCTGTTCGCGGGCGTGCTCGGGCTGCTGTTCAGCGCCGTGCTGTTCCCGGGCGTGTTCTGA
- a CDS encoding FAD-binding and (Fe-S)-binding domain-containing protein has protein sequence MATHDIPPDDPAADSDADYDYVSDSVERPALLADLRARVDGDVRFDSYTRQLYATDASIYEVLPVGVVFPTSTADVAAVVEYCADEGIPVLPRGGGTSLAGQTVNEAVVLDFKHDMDGFVGVDPESETARAQPGITLAELNDELAEHGLKYAPDPAWGDKSVLGGAIGNNSTGAHSLVYEKADGYLESAEVVLADGTVTTFGWVDTDDLDDLADPDGDLEARIYAEVQRVLDEEADEIRERFPDLKRNVSGFNYDRLLADAEEHGAVNVARLLAGSEGTLGIVTKAEVSLEPVPEETAVAMLTYDDVVDAMRDVAPILEHDPSAVEVMDDVFLDLARDTDEFRDVVDLLPEGTDSTLLVEFYADSETEARQRVANLVADRLPTATPAGDPAADAGSVTDDPVHAVDVLEAYDDDRQAHFWKMRKAGLPILLSRTSDDKHWPYIEDTAIPAEHLPEFVADFQAILDDLDTFASYYAHAGPGVLHVRPLVNLKEEEGVAKMEEIADRVTDLVVEYGGSVSGEHGDGRARTQWNRKFYGDDLWASFRETKSTFDPEWILNPGQVCGDEAGESDMTDNLRFDPNYEFDAGFDPALNWDTENGFRGMTELCHGCAGCTGYQETTGGVMCPTYRAADEEVLSTRGRANMLRSAMNGNLPDDPLDDEFLHEVMDLCVGCKGCKLDCPSGVDMAKLKTEVKHADHQENGVSLIDRVFGHTEELLELGSLFAPLSNWATSLPGADALAEKTVGIAAERDLPEFQRETLRKWFDRRGGSRIPESAADRKVLLLPDPYTNYSKVDVGKAAVRVLEAAGVHVEMPDGVGDSGRPAYSRGLVDRTRETARENVDALAPRVRDGWDLAYVEPSDAVMLQSDYLDVLLPDPGVADADIEAVAANTYGVCEYLDSFRLDEGAGFDASGESLAYHGHCHQTAEQRDHHAVGVLRRAGYEVDPLDSTCCGMAGSFGYEAEHYSMSQAIGDILVDQVSESDADTVTAPGSSCRTQLGERDDVDVDGEPPHPVEKLADAL, from the coding sequence ATGGCCACACACGACATCCCCCCGGACGACCCGGCAGCCGACTCGGACGCCGACTACGACTACGTCAGCGACAGCGTCGAGCGCCCCGCCCTGCTCGCGGACCTGCGAGCGCGCGTCGACGGCGACGTGCGCTTCGACAGCTACACGCGCCAGCTGTACGCGACCGACGCCAGCATCTACGAGGTGCTGCCCGTCGGCGTCGTCTTCCCGACCTCGACCGCGGACGTGGCGGCCGTCGTCGAGTACTGCGCCGACGAGGGCATCCCCGTGCTCCCGCGGGGCGGCGGCACGAGCCTCGCGGGCCAGACGGTCAACGAGGCCGTCGTCCTCGACTTCAAGCACGACATGGACGGTTTCGTCGGCGTCGACCCCGAGTCCGAGACCGCCCGCGCGCAGCCCGGCATCACGCTCGCGGAGCTGAACGACGAACTCGCAGAGCACGGCCTGAAGTACGCGCCGGACCCGGCGTGGGGCGACAAGAGCGTGCTCGGGGGCGCTATCGGGAACAACTCCACGGGCGCGCACTCGCTGGTCTACGAGAAGGCCGACGGCTACCTCGAATCCGCGGAGGTCGTGCTCGCCGACGGCACCGTCACCACCTTCGGCTGGGTGGACACCGACGACCTCGACGACCTCGCGGACCCCGACGGCGACCTGGAGGCCCGCATCTACGCGGAGGTCCAGCGCGTCCTCGACGAGGAGGCCGACGAGATTCGCGAGCGCTTCCCCGACCTCAAGCGGAACGTCTCCGGGTTCAACTACGACCGCCTGCTCGCGGACGCCGAGGAACACGGCGCGGTGAACGTCGCGCGACTGCTCGCCGGCAGCGAGGGCACCCTCGGCATCGTCACGAAGGCCGAGGTGTCCCTGGAGCCCGTACCTGAAGAAACGGCGGTCGCGATGCTCACGTACGACGACGTGGTGGACGCGATGCGGGACGTCGCGCCAATCCTCGAACACGACCCGTCGGCGGTCGAGGTGATGGACGACGTGTTCCTCGACCTGGCGCGGGACACCGACGAGTTCCGGGACGTGGTCGACCTCCTCCCCGAGGGCACGGACTCGACGCTGCTCGTGGAGTTCTACGCCGACAGCGAGACCGAGGCCCGCCAGCGGGTCGCGAACCTCGTCGCCGACCGCCTGCCGACCGCGACGCCCGCCGGTGACCCCGCCGCGGACGCCGGGAGCGTCACCGACGACCCCGTCCACGCCGTCGACGTGCTGGAGGCCTACGACGACGACCGGCAGGCCCACTTCTGGAAGATGCGGAAGGCCGGCCTCCCCATTCTGCTGTCGCGGACGAGCGACGACAAGCACTGGCCGTACATCGAGGACACCGCCATCCCCGCCGAACACCTCCCCGAGTTCGTCGCCGACTTCCAGGCCATCCTCGACGACCTCGACACGTTCGCCTCGTACTACGCGCACGCCGGCCCCGGCGTCCTCCACGTCCGCCCGCTCGTGAACCTCAAGGAGGAGGAGGGCGTCGCGAAGATGGAGGAGATCGCCGACCGCGTCACCGACCTCGTCGTGGAGTACGGCGGGTCGGTGTCCGGCGAGCACGGCGACGGCCGCGCCCGCACCCAGTGGAACAGGAAGTTCTACGGCGACGACCTCTGGGCGTCGTTCCGGGAGACGAAGTCGACGTTCGACCCCGAGTGGATTCTGAACCCCGGACAGGTGTGTGGGGACGAGGCCGGCGAGTCGGACATGACCGACAATCTGCGCTTCGACCCGAACTACGAGTTCGACGCCGGCTTCGACCCCGCGCTGAACTGGGACACCGAGAACGGCTTCCGGGGGATGACGGAGCTCTGCCACGGCTGTGCGGGTTGTACGGGCTACCAGGAGACGACCGGCGGCGTGATGTGTCCGACCTACCGCGCCGCCGACGAGGAGGTCCTCAGCACCCGGGGTCGCGCGAACATGCTGCGGTCGGCGATGAACGGGAACCTCCCCGACGACCCCCTCGACGACGAGTTCCTCCACGAGGTGATGGACCTCTGTGTCGGCTGCAAGGGCTGCAAGCTGGACTGCCCGAGCGGCGTCGACATGGCGAAGCTCAAGACCGAGGTCAAGCACGCCGACCACCAAGAGAACGGCGTCAGCCTCATCGACCGCGTGTTCGGCCACACGGAGGAACTGCTCGAACTCGGGTCGCTGTTCGCGCCGCTCTCGAACTGGGCGACCAGCCTCCCGGGCGCGGACGCGCTCGCCGAGAAGACCGTCGGCATCGCGGCCGAGCGCGACCTCCCCGAGTTCCAGCGGGAGACGCTCCGCAAGTGGTTCGACCGCCGGGGCGGCAGCCGGATTCCCGAGTCGGCTGCCGACCGCAAGGTCCTGCTGCTGCCCGACCCGTACACGAACTACAGCAAGGTCGACGTGGGGAAGGCGGCGGTGCGCGTCCTCGAAGCCGCGGGCGTCCACGTCGAGATGCCCGACGGCGTCGGGGACAGCGGCCGGCCGGCGTACTCCCGCGGCCTCGTCGACCGCACCCGCGAGACGGCCCGCGAGAACGTCGACGCGCTCGCTCCCCGGGTCCGCGACGGCTGGGACCTCGCCTACGTCGAACCGTCTGACGCCGTGATGCTCCAGAGCGACTACCTCGATGTCCTCCTTCCCGACCCGGGCGTCGCCGACGCCGACATCGAGGCCGTCGCCGCGAACACGTACGGTGTCTGCGAGTACCTCGACAGCTTCCGGCTGGACGAGGGCGCGGGGTTCGACGCGAGCGGCGAGTCGCTGGCGTACCACGGCCACTGCCACCAGACGGCCGAGCAGCGCGACCACCACGCCGTCGGCGTCCTGCGGCGCGCGGGCTACGAGGTCGACCCGCTGGACTCCACGTGCTGTGGCATGGCCGGGAGCTTCGGCTACGAGGCCGAACACTACTCGATGAGTCAGGCAATCGGTGACATCCTCGTCGACCAGGTGAGCGAGAGCGACGCCGACACCGTCACTGCACCCGGGTCGTCGTGTCGCACCCAGCTCGGCGAGCGCGACGACGTGGACGTCGACGGCGAGCCGCCCCACCCCGTCGAGAAGCTCGCCGACGCGCTCTGA